The DNA region TTTTCGAACTTCTTGAGTTTTCTTATAAATGTGCTCCCTACTCTGCCCAGCCCGACAATTGCAATCCTTACCTGTCCTTCCATTTTTTACCTCCATTTACTCTGCTGTAGCTCTCTCTATTGACATATAAACAACATTAAGGAGCTTATCTATTTCATCCGCTGTTATAGATAAAGGCGGCATAAGAACAACCACATTCCCAAGGGGCCTGATAATAACACCCGATTTTCTCGCTTCCATAATAACCCGGTGCCCCATTTTCATCTCAAAGGGATAAGGTTTTTTACTCTCCTTATCTTCAACAAGTTCAATGCCAACCATGAAACCCTTTTGTCTTACATCACCGACATGGTGTAAAGAATGAAACCTTTTTAAACCGGCTGCCAGGTAACTTACCTTATCCTGCATATTTTTAATGGTCTCTTCCTGCTCGAAAAGATCAATATTCGCAATAGCAGCAGCACAGGCAAGAGGATTTCCCGTATAGGTATGACCATGAAAAAAAGTTTTAAGTTCCCCGTACTCACCTTTAAAAGCATTGTAGATCTCCTCCGTCGTAACGGTAGCGGCAAGGGGAAGATAGCCGCCGGTAATCCCCTTGGCAACAGCCATTATATCGGGACGGACCTCTTCATGAACTGAAGCAAACATTCTGCCTGTTCTGCCAAAACCCGTTGCTACTTCATCCAGAATAAGATGAATATCGAAACGGTCGCAAAGCTCCCTCAAGCCCTTCAGGTAACCTTCAGGATGAACGATCATGCCTGCCGCCCCCTGAACCAAAGGTTCAACAAGCATAGCGGCAACATTTTCATGCTCTTTCTTCATCAGCTTTTCAACGTCACCGAGACAGGCAATTTTGCAGGAGGGATAACTCAGTCCCTTTTCACAGCGATAACAAAAAGGTGTCATTACTCTATGAGCATCAAAAAGGAGCGGCCTGAATATGTCATGAAAAAGTTCCATCCCTCCTACACTGACGGAACCGATAGTATCACCATGATAAGCTTCTTTAAGGGCTATGAATCGGGTCTTTGATTTCTGGCCCTTTAGCTGTCGGTACTGAAAAGCC from Deltaproteobacteria bacterium includes:
- the bioA gene encoding adenosylmethionine--8-amino-7-oxononanoate transaminase, whose amino-acid sequence is MTSDKKRLQQLDRKHIWHPFTQMKEWEEEEPLVIASGEGSYLIDVDGNRYLDGVSSLWVTVHGHRKGKLDEAVKSQLHKIAHSTLLGLSNIPAVELAEKLLQISPEGLSRVFYSDSGSTAVEIALKMAFQYRQLKGQKSKTRFIALKEAYHGDTIGSVSVGGMELFHDIFRPLLFDAHRVMTPFCYRCEKGLSYPSCKIACLGDVEKLMKKEHENVAAMLVEPLVQGAAGMIVHPEGYLKGLRELCDRFDIHLILDEVATGFGRTGRMFASVHEEVRPDIMAVAKGITGGYLPLAATVTTEEIYNAFKGEYGELKTFFHGHTYTGNPLACAAAIANIDLFEQEETIKNMQDKVSYLAAGLKRFHSLHHVGDVRQKGFMVGIELVEDKESKKPYPFEMKMGHRVIMEARKSGVIIRPLGNVVVLMPPLSITADEIDKLLNVVYMSIERATAE